A single Vulpes lagopus strain Blue_001 chromosome 3, ASM1834538v1, whole genome shotgun sequence DNA region contains:
- the WDR47 gene encoding WD repeat-containing protein 47 isoform X1, translating to MTAEETVNVKEVEIIKLILDFLNSKKLHISMLALEKESGVINGLFSDDMLFLRQLILDGQWDEVLQFIQPLECMEKFDKKRFRYIILKQKFLEALCVNNAMSAEDEPQHVRFLFLKLEFTMQEAVQCLHALEEYCPSKDDYSKLCLLLTLPRLTNHAEFKDWNPSTARVHCFEEACVMVAEFIPADRKLSEAGFKASNNRLFQLVMKGLLYECCVEFCQSKATGEEITESEVLLGIDLLCGNGCDDLDLSLLSWLQNLPSSVFSCAFEQKMLNIHVDKLLKPTKAAYADLLTPLISKLSPYPSSPMRRPQSADAYMTRSLNPALDGLTCGLTSHDKRISDLGNKTSPMSHSFANFHYPGVQNLSRSLMLENTECHSIYEESPERSDTPVEAQRPISSEILGQSSVSEKESANGTQNPGPAKQEKNELRDSTEQFQEYYRQRLRYQQHLEQKEQQRQIYQQMLLEGGVNQEDGPDQQQNLTEQFLNRSIQKLGELNIGMDSLGNEVSALNQQCNGSKNNGSNNNSLTNFVTPPQDSSQRITHDASNIHTSTPSNPGSTNHIPFLEESPSGNQISSEHSVSKPALGDSSGNLSRSRGEEDDKSKKQFVCINTLEDTQAVRAVAFHPGGGLYAVGSNSKTLRVCAYPEVIDPSACDIPKQPVVRFKRNKHHKGSIYCVAWSPCGQLLATGSNDKYVKVLPFNAETCNATVSGPDLEFSMHDGTIRDLAFMEGPESGGAILISAGAGDCNIYTTDCQRGQGLHALSGHTGHILALYTWSGWMIASGSQDKTVRFWDLRVPSCVRVVGTTFHGTGSAVASVAVDPSGRLLATGQEDSSCMLYDIRGGRMVQSYHPHSSDVRSVRFSPGAHYLLTGSYDMKIKVTDLQGDLTKQLPIMVVGEHKDKVIQCRWHTQDLSFLSSSADRTVTLWTYNG from the exons gtTTCGTTATATTATCCTGAAGCAGAAGTTTTTAGAAGCTCTATGTGTTAACAATGCAATGTCAGCAGAAGATGAGCCCCAGCATGTAAGATTTTTATTCCTGAAG CTGGAATTTACCATGCAAGAAGCTGTGCAGTGTTTGCATGCCTTAGAAGAGTATTGTCCTTCTAAAGATGATTATAGCAAGCTCTGTTTGCTTTTGACTTTGCCTCGTCTGACCAATCATGCCGAATTTAAGGACTGGAATCCGAGCACTGCACGAGTTCACTGTTTTGAAGAGGCTTGTGTTATGGTTGCAGAATTCATCCCTGCTGATAGGAAGCTAAGTGAGGCTGGTTTTAAAGCAAGTAACAATCGTTTATTTCAGCTTGTAATGAAGGGCCTGCTTTATGAATGCTGTGTAGAATTTTGTCAAAGTAAAGCAACTGGAGAAGAAATTACAGAAAGTGAAGTACTTCTTGGCATTGACCTTTTGTGTGGTAATGGTTGTGATGACTTGGATCTGAGTTTATTGTCATGGCTTCAGAATCTCCCATCTTCTGTCTTCTCTTGTGCTTTTGAACAGAAAATGCTTAATATTCATGTTGACAAACTTCTGAAACCTACAAAAGCTGCATATGCTGATCTCTTGACTCCCCTTATCAGCAAACTTTCTCCCTATCCATCATCTCCAATGAGAAGGCCTCAATCAGCTGATGCCTATATGACCCGCTCTCTGAATCCTGCTTTAGATGGCCTCACTTGTGGACTAACCAGTCATGATAAGAGAATCTCAGACCTTGGAAACAAAACTTCTCCAATGTCACACTCCTTTGCTAACTTCCATTATCCAGGTGTGCAAAATCTTAGTAGAAGTCTCATGCTTGAGAATACAGAATGTCACAGTATTTATGAAGAATCCCCTGAACG AAGTGATACACCTGTTGAGGCACAGCGGCCTATAAGCAGTGAAATCCTGGGCCAGAGTTCAGTTTCAGAAAAAGAGTCTGCAAATGGAACACAGAATCCAGGACCAgctaagcaagaaaaaaatgag cTTCGAGATTCAACAGAACAGTTTCAAGAATATTATAGGCAAAGATTACGCTATCAACAGCATTTAGAACAGAAAGAGCAACAGCGACAGATATACCAACAAATGCTGCTTGAGGGAGGTGTGAATCAGGAAGATGGTCCTGATCAGCAGCAGAATCTTACGGAACAATTCCTTAATAG gtCCATTCAAAAGCTTGGTGAATTAAATATTGGAATGGATAGCCTTGGTAATGAGGTATCAGCACTCAACCAACAATGTAATGGGAGCAAAAACAATGGATCTAATAATAATTCTCTAACGAATTTTGTTACACCACCCCAAGACTCTAGTCAGAGAATAACACATGATGCTTCAAATATTCACACAAGCACCCCTTCTAATCCTGGATCAACAAATCACATACCTTTTCTTGAGGAATCACCTTCTGGAAATCAAAT CTCATCAGAACATTCGGTCAGTAAGCCAGCTCTTGGAGATTCTTCAGGGAATCTGTCAAGATCAAGAGGGGAAGAG GATGACAAATCAAAAAAGCAATTTGTTTGTATTAATACCCTAGAAGACACACAAGCTGTTAGAGCAGTAGCTTTTCATCCAGGTGGTGGCTTATATGCTGTAGGTTCAAATTCAAAAACTCTGAGAGTATGTGCCTATCCAGAAGTAATTGATCCAAG tgcatGTGACATCCCTAAGCAGCCAGTGGTAcgttttaaaaggaataaacatCATAAAGGATCCATTTACTGTGTGGCCTGGAGTCCTTGTGGACAGCTATTAGCAACAGGATCAAATGACAAATATGTCAAAGTGTTGCCCTTCAATGCAGAGACTTGTAATGCAACAG TTTCAGGACCGGATCTGGAATTTAGTATGCATGATGGGACAATTAGAGACTTGGCATTTATGGAAGGCCCAGAAAGTGGTGGAGCCATTTTGATAAGTGCTGGAGCAGGGGATTGTAACATTTATACAACTGATTGTCAAAGAGGACAGGGCCTGCATGCTCTGAGTGGACATACAG GGCATATTTTAGCACTTTATACCTGGAGTGGCTGGATGATTGCATCTGGTTCCCAAGATAAGACTGTTAGATTTTGGGATCTTCGAGTACCAAGCTGTGTTCGTGTTGTTGGGACAACATTCCATGGAACTG GTAGTGCAGTGGCCTCTGTAGCTGTCGATCCCAGTGGCCGTCTCTTAGCCACAGGACAAGAAGATTCTAGCTGCATGTTATATGACATAAGAGGAGGAAGAATGGTACAAAGTTATCACCCTCATTCCAGTGATGTTCGCTCTGTTCGATTCTCTCCTGGAGCTCACTACCTGCTGACAGGATCCTATGATATGAAAATAAAGGTGACAGACCTACAAG gaGATCTCACGAAACAACTTCCTATCATGGTGGTGGGGGAGCACAAGGACAAAGTGATTCAGTGCAGGTGGCACACCCAGGATCTTTCCTTCCTGTCATCCTCTGCAGACAGAACTGTAACCCTCTGGACTTACAATGGATAG
- the WDR47 gene encoding WD repeat-containing protein 47 isoform X2 → MTAEETVNVKEVEIIKLILDFLNSKKLHISMLALEKESGVINGLFSDDMLFLRQLILDGQWDEVLQFIQPLECMEKFDKKRFRYIILKQKFLEALCVNNAMSAEDEPQHVRFLFLKLEFTMQEAVQCLHALEEYCPSKDDYSKLCLLLTLPRLTNHAEFKDWNPSTARVHCFEEACVMVAEFIPADRKLSEAGFKASNNRLFQLVMKGLLYECCVEFCQSKATGEEITESEVLLGIDLLCGNGCDDLDLSLLSWLQNLPSSVFSCAFEQKMLNIHVDKLLKPTKAAYADLLTPLISKLSPYPSSPMRRPQSADAYMTRSLNPALDGLTCGLTSHDKRISDLGNKTSPMSHSFANFHYPGVQNLSRSLMLENTECHSIYEESPERDTPVEAQRPISSEILGQSSVSEKESANGTQNPGPAKQEKNELRDSTEQFQEYYRQRLRYQQHLEQKEQQRQIYQQMLLEGGVNQEDGPDQQQNLTEQFLNRSIQKLGELNIGMDSLGNEVSALNQQCNGSKNNGSNNNSLTNFVTPPQDSSQRITHDASNIHTSTPSNPGSTNHIPFLEESPSGNQISSEHSVSKPALGDSSGNLSRSRGEEDDKSKKQFVCINTLEDTQAVRAVAFHPGGGLYAVGSNSKTLRVCAYPEVIDPSACDIPKQPVVRFKRNKHHKGSIYCVAWSPCGQLLATGSNDKYVKVLPFNAETCNATVSGPDLEFSMHDGTIRDLAFMEGPESGGAILISAGAGDCNIYTTDCQRGQGLHALSGHTGHILALYTWSGWMIASGSQDKTVRFWDLRVPSCVRVVGTTFHGTGSAVASVAVDPSGRLLATGQEDSSCMLYDIRGGRMVQSYHPHSSDVRSVRFSPGAHYLLTGSYDMKIKVTDLQGDLTKQLPIMVVGEHKDKVIQCRWHTQDLSFLSSSADRTVTLWTYNG, encoded by the exons gtTTCGTTATATTATCCTGAAGCAGAAGTTTTTAGAAGCTCTATGTGTTAACAATGCAATGTCAGCAGAAGATGAGCCCCAGCATGTAAGATTTTTATTCCTGAAG CTGGAATTTACCATGCAAGAAGCTGTGCAGTGTTTGCATGCCTTAGAAGAGTATTGTCCTTCTAAAGATGATTATAGCAAGCTCTGTTTGCTTTTGACTTTGCCTCGTCTGACCAATCATGCCGAATTTAAGGACTGGAATCCGAGCACTGCACGAGTTCACTGTTTTGAAGAGGCTTGTGTTATGGTTGCAGAATTCATCCCTGCTGATAGGAAGCTAAGTGAGGCTGGTTTTAAAGCAAGTAACAATCGTTTATTTCAGCTTGTAATGAAGGGCCTGCTTTATGAATGCTGTGTAGAATTTTGTCAAAGTAAAGCAACTGGAGAAGAAATTACAGAAAGTGAAGTACTTCTTGGCATTGACCTTTTGTGTGGTAATGGTTGTGATGACTTGGATCTGAGTTTATTGTCATGGCTTCAGAATCTCCCATCTTCTGTCTTCTCTTGTGCTTTTGAACAGAAAATGCTTAATATTCATGTTGACAAACTTCTGAAACCTACAAAAGCTGCATATGCTGATCTCTTGACTCCCCTTATCAGCAAACTTTCTCCCTATCCATCATCTCCAATGAGAAGGCCTCAATCAGCTGATGCCTATATGACCCGCTCTCTGAATCCTGCTTTAGATGGCCTCACTTGTGGACTAACCAGTCATGATAAGAGAATCTCAGACCTTGGAAACAAAACTTCTCCAATGTCACACTCCTTTGCTAACTTCCATTATCCAGGTGTGCAAAATCTTAGTAGAAGTCTCATGCTTGAGAATACAGAATGTCACAGTATTTATGAAGAATCCCCTGAACG TGATACACCTGTTGAGGCACAGCGGCCTATAAGCAGTGAAATCCTGGGCCAGAGTTCAGTTTCAGAAAAAGAGTCTGCAAATGGAACACAGAATCCAGGACCAgctaagcaagaaaaaaatgag cTTCGAGATTCAACAGAACAGTTTCAAGAATATTATAGGCAAAGATTACGCTATCAACAGCATTTAGAACAGAAAGAGCAACAGCGACAGATATACCAACAAATGCTGCTTGAGGGAGGTGTGAATCAGGAAGATGGTCCTGATCAGCAGCAGAATCTTACGGAACAATTCCTTAATAG gtCCATTCAAAAGCTTGGTGAATTAAATATTGGAATGGATAGCCTTGGTAATGAGGTATCAGCACTCAACCAACAATGTAATGGGAGCAAAAACAATGGATCTAATAATAATTCTCTAACGAATTTTGTTACACCACCCCAAGACTCTAGTCAGAGAATAACACATGATGCTTCAAATATTCACACAAGCACCCCTTCTAATCCTGGATCAACAAATCACATACCTTTTCTTGAGGAATCACCTTCTGGAAATCAAAT CTCATCAGAACATTCGGTCAGTAAGCCAGCTCTTGGAGATTCTTCAGGGAATCTGTCAAGATCAAGAGGGGAAGAG GATGACAAATCAAAAAAGCAATTTGTTTGTATTAATACCCTAGAAGACACACAAGCTGTTAGAGCAGTAGCTTTTCATCCAGGTGGTGGCTTATATGCTGTAGGTTCAAATTCAAAAACTCTGAGAGTATGTGCCTATCCAGAAGTAATTGATCCAAG tgcatGTGACATCCCTAAGCAGCCAGTGGTAcgttttaaaaggaataaacatCATAAAGGATCCATTTACTGTGTGGCCTGGAGTCCTTGTGGACAGCTATTAGCAACAGGATCAAATGACAAATATGTCAAAGTGTTGCCCTTCAATGCAGAGACTTGTAATGCAACAG TTTCAGGACCGGATCTGGAATTTAGTATGCATGATGGGACAATTAGAGACTTGGCATTTATGGAAGGCCCAGAAAGTGGTGGAGCCATTTTGATAAGTGCTGGAGCAGGGGATTGTAACATTTATACAACTGATTGTCAAAGAGGACAGGGCCTGCATGCTCTGAGTGGACATACAG GGCATATTTTAGCACTTTATACCTGGAGTGGCTGGATGATTGCATCTGGTTCCCAAGATAAGACTGTTAGATTTTGGGATCTTCGAGTACCAAGCTGTGTTCGTGTTGTTGGGACAACATTCCATGGAACTG GTAGTGCAGTGGCCTCTGTAGCTGTCGATCCCAGTGGCCGTCTCTTAGCCACAGGACAAGAAGATTCTAGCTGCATGTTATATGACATAAGAGGAGGAAGAATGGTACAAAGTTATCACCCTCATTCCAGTGATGTTCGCTCTGTTCGATTCTCTCCTGGAGCTCACTACCTGCTGACAGGATCCTATGATATGAAAATAAAGGTGACAGACCTACAAG gaGATCTCACGAAACAACTTCCTATCATGGTGGTGGGGGAGCACAAGGACAAAGTGATTCAGTGCAGGTGGCACACCCAGGATCTTTCCTTCCTGTCATCCTCTGCAGACAGAACTGTAACCCTCTGGACTTACAATGGATAG
- the WDR47 gene encoding WD repeat-containing protein 47 isoform X3, with amino-acid sequence MTAEETVNVKEVEIIKLILDFLNSKKLHISMLALEKESGVINGLFSDDMLFLRQLILDGQWDEVLQFIQPLECMEKFDKKRFRYIILKQKFLEALCVNNAMSAEDEPQHVRFLFLKLEFTMQEAVQCLHALEEYCPSKDDYSKLCLLLTLPRLTNHAEFKDWNPSTARVHCFEEACVMVAEFIPADRKLSEAGFKASNNRLFQLVMKGLLYECCVEFCQSKATGEEITESEVLLGIDLLCGNGCDDLDLSLLSWLQNLPSSVFSCAFEQKMLNIHVDKLLKPTKAAYADLLTPLISKLSPYPSSPMRRPQSADAYMTRSLNPALDGLTCGLTSHDKRISDLGNKTSPMSHSFANFHYPGVQNLSRSLMLENTECHSIYEESPERSDTPVEAQRPISSEILGQSSVSEKESANGTQNPGPAKQEKNELRDSTEQFQEYYRQRLRYQQHLEQKEQQRQIYQQMLLEGGVNQEDGPDQQQNLTEQFLNRSIQKLGELNIGMDSLGNEVSALNQQCNGSKNNGSNNNSLTNFVTPPQDSSQRITHDASNIHTSTPSNPGSTNHIPFLEESPSGNQISSEHSVSKPALGDSSGNLSRSRGEEDDKSKKQFVCINTLEDTQAVRAVAFHPGGGLYAVGSNSKTLRVCAYPEVIDPSACDIPKQPVVRFKRNKHHKGSIYCVAWSPCGQLLATGSNDKYVKVLPFNAETCNATGPDLEFSMHDGTIRDLAFMEGPESGGAILISAGAGDCNIYTTDCQRGQGLHALSGHTGHILALYTWSGWMIASGSQDKTVRFWDLRVPSCVRVVGTTFHGTGSAVASVAVDPSGRLLATGQEDSSCMLYDIRGGRMVQSYHPHSSDVRSVRFSPGAHYLLTGSYDMKIKVTDLQGDLTKQLPIMVVGEHKDKVIQCRWHTQDLSFLSSSADRTVTLWTYNG; translated from the exons gtTTCGTTATATTATCCTGAAGCAGAAGTTTTTAGAAGCTCTATGTGTTAACAATGCAATGTCAGCAGAAGATGAGCCCCAGCATGTAAGATTTTTATTCCTGAAG CTGGAATTTACCATGCAAGAAGCTGTGCAGTGTTTGCATGCCTTAGAAGAGTATTGTCCTTCTAAAGATGATTATAGCAAGCTCTGTTTGCTTTTGACTTTGCCTCGTCTGACCAATCATGCCGAATTTAAGGACTGGAATCCGAGCACTGCACGAGTTCACTGTTTTGAAGAGGCTTGTGTTATGGTTGCAGAATTCATCCCTGCTGATAGGAAGCTAAGTGAGGCTGGTTTTAAAGCAAGTAACAATCGTTTATTTCAGCTTGTAATGAAGGGCCTGCTTTATGAATGCTGTGTAGAATTTTGTCAAAGTAAAGCAACTGGAGAAGAAATTACAGAAAGTGAAGTACTTCTTGGCATTGACCTTTTGTGTGGTAATGGTTGTGATGACTTGGATCTGAGTTTATTGTCATGGCTTCAGAATCTCCCATCTTCTGTCTTCTCTTGTGCTTTTGAACAGAAAATGCTTAATATTCATGTTGACAAACTTCTGAAACCTACAAAAGCTGCATATGCTGATCTCTTGACTCCCCTTATCAGCAAACTTTCTCCCTATCCATCATCTCCAATGAGAAGGCCTCAATCAGCTGATGCCTATATGACCCGCTCTCTGAATCCTGCTTTAGATGGCCTCACTTGTGGACTAACCAGTCATGATAAGAGAATCTCAGACCTTGGAAACAAAACTTCTCCAATGTCACACTCCTTTGCTAACTTCCATTATCCAGGTGTGCAAAATCTTAGTAGAAGTCTCATGCTTGAGAATACAGAATGTCACAGTATTTATGAAGAATCCCCTGAACG AAGTGATACACCTGTTGAGGCACAGCGGCCTATAAGCAGTGAAATCCTGGGCCAGAGTTCAGTTTCAGAAAAAGAGTCTGCAAATGGAACACAGAATCCAGGACCAgctaagcaagaaaaaaatgag cTTCGAGATTCAACAGAACAGTTTCAAGAATATTATAGGCAAAGATTACGCTATCAACAGCATTTAGAACAGAAAGAGCAACAGCGACAGATATACCAACAAATGCTGCTTGAGGGAGGTGTGAATCAGGAAGATGGTCCTGATCAGCAGCAGAATCTTACGGAACAATTCCTTAATAG gtCCATTCAAAAGCTTGGTGAATTAAATATTGGAATGGATAGCCTTGGTAATGAGGTATCAGCACTCAACCAACAATGTAATGGGAGCAAAAACAATGGATCTAATAATAATTCTCTAACGAATTTTGTTACACCACCCCAAGACTCTAGTCAGAGAATAACACATGATGCTTCAAATATTCACACAAGCACCCCTTCTAATCCTGGATCAACAAATCACATACCTTTTCTTGAGGAATCACCTTCTGGAAATCAAAT CTCATCAGAACATTCGGTCAGTAAGCCAGCTCTTGGAGATTCTTCAGGGAATCTGTCAAGATCAAGAGGGGAAGAG GATGACAAATCAAAAAAGCAATTTGTTTGTATTAATACCCTAGAAGACACACAAGCTGTTAGAGCAGTAGCTTTTCATCCAGGTGGTGGCTTATATGCTGTAGGTTCAAATTCAAAAACTCTGAGAGTATGTGCCTATCCAGAAGTAATTGATCCAAG tgcatGTGACATCCCTAAGCAGCCAGTGGTAcgttttaaaaggaataaacatCATAAAGGATCCATTTACTGTGTGGCCTGGAGTCCTTGTGGACAGCTATTAGCAACAGGATCAAATGACAAATATGTCAAAGTGTTGCCCTTCAATGCAGAGACTTGTAATGCAACAG GACCGGATCTGGAATTTAGTATGCATGATGGGACAATTAGAGACTTGGCATTTATGGAAGGCCCAGAAAGTGGTGGAGCCATTTTGATAAGTGCTGGAGCAGGGGATTGTAACATTTATACAACTGATTGTCAAAGAGGACAGGGCCTGCATGCTCTGAGTGGACATACAG GGCATATTTTAGCACTTTATACCTGGAGTGGCTGGATGATTGCATCTGGTTCCCAAGATAAGACTGTTAGATTTTGGGATCTTCGAGTACCAAGCTGTGTTCGTGTTGTTGGGACAACATTCCATGGAACTG GTAGTGCAGTGGCCTCTGTAGCTGTCGATCCCAGTGGCCGTCTCTTAGCCACAGGACAAGAAGATTCTAGCTGCATGTTATATGACATAAGAGGAGGAAGAATGGTACAAAGTTATCACCCTCATTCCAGTGATGTTCGCTCTGTTCGATTCTCTCCTGGAGCTCACTACCTGCTGACAGGATCCTATGATATGAAAATAAAGGTGACAGACCTACAAG gaGATCTCACGAAACAACTTCCTATCATGGTGGTGGGGGAGCACAAGGACAAAGTGATTCAGTGCAGGTGGCACACCCAGGATCTTTCCTTCCTGTCATCCTCTGCAGACAGAACTGTAACCCTCTGGACTTACAATGGATAG
- the WDR47 gene encoding WD repeat-containing protein 47 isoform X8, which yields MSAEDEPQHVRFLFLKLEFTMQEAVQCLHALEEYCPSKDDYSKLCLLLTLPRLTNHAEFKDWNPSTARVHCFEEACVMVAEFIPADRKLSEAGFKASNNRLFQLVMKGLLYECCVEFCQSKATGEEITESEVLLGIDLLCGNGCDDLDLSLLSWLQNLPSSVFSCAFEQKMLNIHVDKLLKPTKAAYADLLTPLISKLSPYPSSPMRRPQSADAYMTRSLNPALDGLTCGLTSHDKRISDLGNKTSPMSHSFANFHYPGVQNLSRSLMLENTECHSIYEESPERSDTPVEAQRPISSEILGQSSVSEKESANGTQNPGPAKQEKNELRDSTEQFQEYYRQRLRYQQHLEQKEQQRQIYQQMLLEGGVNQEDGPDQQQNLTEQFLNRSIQKLGELNIGMDSLGNEVSALNQQCNGSKNNGSNNNSLTNFVTPPQDSSQRITHDASNIHTSTPSNPGSTNHIPFLEESPSGNQISSEHSVSKPALGDSSGNLSRSRGEEDDKSKKQFVCINTLEDTQAVRAVAFHPGGGLYAVGSNSKTLRVCAYPEVIDPSACDIPKQPVVRFKRNKHHKGSIYCVAWSPCGQLLATGSNDKYVKVLPFNAETCNATVSGPDLEFSMHDGTIRDLAFMEGPESGGAILISAGAGDCNIYTTDCQRGQGLHALSGHTGHILALYTWSGWMIASGSQDKTVRFWDLRVPSCVRVVGTTFHGTGSAVASVAVDPSGRLLATGQEDSSCMLYDIRGGRMVQSYHPHSSDVRSVRFSPGAHYLLTGSYDMKIKVTDLQGDLTKQLPIMVVGEHKDKVIQCRWHTQDLSFLSSSADRTVTLWTYNG from the exons ATGTCAGCAGAAGATGAGCCCCAGCATGTAAGATTTTTATTCCTGAAG CTGGAATTTACCATGCAAGAAGCTGTGCAGTGTTTGCATGCCTTAGAAGAGTATTGTCCTTCTAAAGATGATTATAGCAAGCTCTGTTTGCTTTTGACTTTGCCTCGTCTGACCAATCATGCCGAATTTAAGGACTGGAATCCGAGCACTGCACGAGTTCACTGTTTTGAAGAGGCTTGTGTTATGGTTGCAGAATTCATCCCTGCTGATAGGAAGCTAAGTGAGGCTGGTTTTAAAGCAAGTAACAATCGTTTATTTCAGCTTGTAATGAAGGGCCTGCTTTATGAATGCTGTGTAGAATTTTGTCAAAGTAAAGCAACTGGAGAAGAAATTACAGAAAGTGAAGTACTTCTTGGCATTGACCTTTTGTGTGGTAATGGTTGTGATGACTTGGATCTGAGTTTATTGTCATGGCTTCAGAATCTCCCATCTTCTGTCTTCTCTTGTGCTTTTGAACAGAAAATGCTTAATATTCATGTTGACAAACTTCTGAAACCTACAAAAGCTGCATATGCTGATCTCTTGACTCCCCTTATCAGCAAACTTTCTCCCTATCCATCATCTCCAATGAGAAGGCCTCAATCAGCTGATGCCTATATGACCCGCTCTCTGAATCCTGCTTTAGATGGCCTCACTTGTGGACTAACCAGTCATGATAAGAGAATCTCAGACCTTGGAAACAAAACTTCTCCAATGTCACACTCCTTTGCTAACTTCCATTATCCAGGTGTGCAAAATCTTAGTAGAAGTCTCATGCTTGAGAATACAGAATGTCACAGTATTTATGAAGAATCCCCTGAACG AAGTGATACACCTGTTGAGGCACAGCGGCCTATAAGCAGTGAAATCCTGGGCCAGAGTTCAGTTTCAGAAAAAGAGTCTGCAAATGGAACACAGAATCCAGGACCAgctaagcaagaaaaaaatgag cTTCGAGATTCAACAGAACAGTTTCAAGAATATTATAGGCAAAGATTACGCTATCAACAGCATTTAGAACAGAAAGAGCAACAGCGACAGATATACCAACAAATGCTGCTTGAGGGAGGTGTGAATCAGGAAGATGGTCCTGATCAGCAGCAGAATCTTACGGAACAATTCCTTAATAG gtCCATTCAAAAGCTTGGTGAATTAAATATTGGAATGGATAGCCTTGGTAATGAGGTATCAGCACTCAACCAACAATGTAATGGGAGCAAAAACAATGGATCTAATAATAATTCTCTAACGAATTTTGTTACACCACCCCAAGACTCTAGTCAGAGAATAACACATGATGCTTCAAATATTCACACAAGCACCCCTTCTAATCCTGGATCAACAAATCACATACCTTTTCTTGAGGAATCACCTTCTGGAAATCAAAT CTCATCAGAACATTCGGTCAGTAAGCCAGCTCTTGGAGATTCTTCAGGGAATCTGTCAAGATCAAGAGGGGAAGAG GATGACAAATCAAAAAAGCAATTTGTTTGTATTAATACCCTAGAAGACACACAAGCTGTTAGAGCAGTAGCTTTTCATCCAGGTGGTGGCTTATATGCTGTAGGTTCAAATTCAAAAACTCTGAGAGTATGTGCCTATCCAGAAGTAATTGATCCAAG tgcatGTGACATCCCTAAGCAGCCAGTGGTAcgttttaaaaggaataaacatCATAAAGGATCCATTTACTGTGTGGCCTGGAGTCCTTGTGGACAGCTATTAGCAACAGGATCAAATGACAAATATGTCAAAGTGTTGCCCTTCAATGCAGAGACTTGTAATGCAACAG TTTCAGGACCGGATCTGGAATTTAGTATGCATGATGGGACAATTAGAGACTTGGCATTTATGGAAGGCCCAGAAAGTGGTGGAGCCATTTTGATAAGTGCTGGAGCAGGGGATTGTAACATTTATACAACTGATTGTCAAAGAGGACAGGGCCTGCATGCTCTGAGTGGACATACAG GGCATATTTTAGCACTTTATACCTGGAGTGGCTGGATGATTGCATCTGGTTCCCAAGATAAGACTGTTAGATTTTGGGATCTTCGAGTACCAAGCTGTGTTCGTGTTGTTGGGACAACATTCCATGGAACTG GTAGTGCAGTGGCCTCTGTAGCTGTCGATCCCAGTGGCCGTCTCTTAGCCACAGGACAAGAAGATTCTAGCTGCATGTTATATGACATAAGAGGAGGAAGAATGGTACAAAGTTATCACCCTCATTCCAGTGATGTTCGCTCTGTTCGATTCTCTCCTGGAGCTCACTACCTGCTGACAGGATCCTATGATATGAAAATAAAGGTGACAGACCTACAAG gaGATCTCACGAAACAACTTCCTATCATGGTGGTGGGGGAGCACAAGGACAAAGTGATTCAGTGCAGGTGGCACACCCAGGATCTTTCCTTCCTGTCATCCTCTGCAGACAGAACTGTAACCCTCTGGACTTACAATGGATAG